The Desulfobacterales bacterium genome has a segment encoding these proteins:
- the phoU gene encoding phosphate signaling complex protein PhoU, with amino-acid sequence MAEKHFHKELDRIKKMILSLGAQVEERFHMAIKAIENKDATIAKWIIDSDHEIDETEVNIEEECLKILALYQPVAVDLRFIIAVIKINNDLERIADEACNIAERLAIILKHKDIDIFFDYSIMWAKTADMLKQSLDSLINLNSGLAKQVIHADDEIDHLDNAAYDEIKAHMHHLPEHMGYWINLMYISRHIERIADHAVNIAEEVLYLIEGEIVRHGEIS; translated from the coding sequence ATGGCAGAAAAGCACTTTCACAAGGAACTGGACAGAATAAAGAAAATGATCCTTTCTCTGGGCGCGCAGGTCGAGGAACGCTTCCATATGGCCATCAAAGCCATAGAGAACAAAGACGCCACAATTGCCAAATGGATTATCGACTCGGATCACGAAATCGATGAAACAGAAGTCAACATCGAGGAGGAATGCCTTAAAATTCTTGCCCTTTATCAGCCGGTTGCCGTTGACCTGAGGTTTATCATCGCCGTAATCAAAATCAACAATGATCTGGAACGAATCGCCGATGAGGCGTGCAACATCGCCGAACGGCTTGCAATCATCTTAAAGCATAAGGATATAGACATTTTCTTCGACTATTCCATTATGTGGGCAAAAACAGCCGATATGCTCAAACAGAGCCTGGATTCTCTAATCAACCTGAACAGCGGTCTGGCAAAGCAGGTCATCCATGCGGATGACGAAATCGATCATCTGGACAACGCGGCCTATGACGAGATTAAAGCCCACATGCATCATCTCCCCGAGCATATGGGCTACTGGATCAACCTTATGTACATTTCCCGCCATATTGAACGGATCGCAGACCACGCCGTCAACATCGCAGAGGAAGTCCTGTACCTGATCGAAGGAGAAATCGTGCGCCACGGGGAAATATCATAA